A genomic window from Alkalihalobacillus sp. AL-G includes:
- a CDS encoding chemotaxis protein CheX — protein sequence MSVTATQHITNLLNGTIEVSKSMIPLKFQLGMPTTGADLDLAGEIGVMIGLEKDINGSLILHGKETLFSQFGQQMYGMPFEGEMLQSFIGEFGNIIAGNIATHLSKLEITIDITPPRVVTEASITDATKIVSVPLQFDSGQLKIVCAIY from the coding sequence ATGTCTGTTACAGCTACACAGCACATTACAAATCTACTAAACGGAACAATAGAAGTATCCAAATCTATGATACCGCTTAAGTTTCAGCTCGGAATGCCTACTACAGGCGCAGATTTAGATTTAGCGGGCGAAATTGGAGTTATGATCGGATTAGAGAAGGACATCAATGGATCGTTGATTTTACATGGCAAAGAAACGCTCTTTAGCCAGTTTGGTCAGCAAATGTATGGGATGCCTTTCGAAGGCGAAATGCTTCAATCCTTTATCGGTGAATTTGGAAATATTATAGCCGGAAACATTGCGACACATCTATCTAAACTTGAAATTACCATTGACATTACACCACCTAGGGTCGTTACTGAGGCTTCAATTACGGATGCAACGAAAATCGTTTCCGTTCCATTGCAATTTGACTCTGGTCAGCTGAAGATCGTATGTGCCATCTATTAA
- a CDS encoding SLAP domain-containing protein produces the protein MNHKLMFEPSWQKAISPIDRKSITDIFENSTPVQNRVIYTQIRAAMNHRGALLAMVLVQNGTEEAFSIQDLTLQYEERGRGVVAQNSFNLPEIITEANTSMPWTFVFPKSSINQRPLLKDWTVTDSKKSNPFQFDR, from the coding sequence ATGAATCATAAATTAATGTTTGAGCCCTCCTGGCAAAAAGCGATTTCACCGATCGACCGAAAATCAATCACGGACATTTTTGAAAACAGCACACCGGTACAGAACAGAGTTATTTATACACAAATACGAGCTGCGATGAACCATCGCGGAGCCTTACTTGCTATGGTTTTAGTACAGAATGGAACCGAGGAGGCATTTTCGATTCAAGATCTCACCCTTCAATATGAAGAAAGGGGGAGAGGGGTGGTTGCGCAAAACAGCTTTAATCTACCGGAAATCATCACCGAAGCAAATACCTCCATGCCCTGGACATTTGTTTTTCCGAAAAGCTCGATTAACCAGCGACCGTTATTAAAGGATTGGACCGTCACGGATTCCAAGAAGTCTAACCCATTTCAGTTCGATAGATAG
- a CDS encoding FdhF/YdeP family oxidoreductase, whose protein sequence is MGKTKHTGPMKISKAPDPSLWASKVPFGLGKIKPHHIRDTIKVAWENKDNLPYATRILTQGVCDGCALGVAGLQDQTLQGPHLCTTRLNVLRLNTMSEMKPEVVHADIDELRKKSSTELRKLGRIPYPLIRKPGEKKFSRLSWDEALTTIAEKIKKIDAKQYGFYLTSRGITNESYYTAAKVARFLGTNNIDNASRICHSPSKTALSRSMGIGASSCNYKDWIGTDVLVFWGSVAANNQPVSTKYMYAAKRKGTKIIVINPYHEPSMDQYWIPSIAESALFGTKIADDVYQVNIGGDIAFMHGIMKHWFEMEASEPGSAINHEFIQEHVNGLDELKVKVQSYDWETLEQSSGLSKGRMEELAVLLAKSKSAVFVWSMGLTQHRFGTDNVSQVANLALLQGYIGKEHCGVMPIRGHSGVQGSGEMGADPFVLPGGGFDEKNVSRLEQVWNFDIPKWQGDIVGVSLENALLPEDHERKLKLYYMSGGNFLETMPDPDFVKECLEGVDIRVHQDIIFNTSTFADAKEAVIVLPAMTRYEQPGGGTSTSTERMVYFSPEIKGPRIGEARSEWEIYVDLAKRVKPEQQHLIDFNNAQEVRDEIAKAAPNYDGIQHLKEKGDVFQWGGAWLCEDGVCPTPDGNGNLIAMDIPELRRAEGLFYVTTRRGKQFNSMVYSEKDPFNDADRYDVLMNAEDGGKYGIQAGEAIVVYNKFGLFHGKAKFVDVKPGNIEVHWPEGNVLIPKGVYEKHAGIPEYNTAVIVEKSETFHAQKDTKYLEKRVEELEQEVG, encoded by the coding sequence ATGGGGAAAACAAAACACACTGGACCGATGAAAATCTCAAAAGCGCCGGATCCCTCGCTATGGGCCAGTAAGGTTCCATTTGGCCTCGGTAAAATCAAACCGCATCATATTCGTGACACCATTAAGGTTGCATGGGAAAACAAGGATAACCTACCTTACGCAACACGGATTTTGACACAGGGGGTATGCGACGGATGTGCACTCGGGGTTGCGGGGCTACAGGATCAAACTCTCCAGGGGCCGCACTTATGCACAACCCGCCTAAATGTACTTCGCCTTAATACAATGTCTGAAATGAAGCCGGAAGTTGTTCATGCAGATATTGATGAGCTTAGGAAAAAAAGCAGTACTGAGCTTCGGAAGCTTGGAAGAATCCCATATCCGCTTATCCGTAAACCAGGAGAGAAGAAATTCAGCCGTCTATCATGGGATGAAGCCTTAACTACGATTGCTGAAAAAATTAAGAAAATCGACGCGAAGCAATACGGTTTTTACTTGACGTCACGCGGGATAACGAATGAATCGTACTACACAGCAGCGAAAGTAGCACGTTTCCTCGGCACGAACAATATCGATAATGCGTCTCGAATTTGTCATTCACCTTCTAAAACAGCTTTGAGCCGTTCGATGGGAATCGGGGCATCGAGCTGTAATTATAAGGATTGGATCGGTACCGACGTCCTCGTATTCTGGGGTTCGGTAGCTGCAAACAATCAGCCGGTTTCTACAAAATACATGTATGCAGCAAAGCGTAAAGGGACAAAGATAATCGTCATCAACCCGTACCATGAGCCTTCGATGGATCAATACTGGATTCCGTCAATTGCCGAGTCTGCCTTGTTCGGAACGAAAATCGCAGACGATGTGTATCAGGTGAACATTGGTGGTGATATCGCCTTCATGCACGGAATTATGAAGCATTGGTTTGAGATGGAAGCATCTGAGCCAGGTTCTGCGATCAATCACGAGTTCATTCAAGAGCATGTGAACGGATTAGATGAGCTCAAAGTGAAAGTGCAGTCTTACGATTGGGAAACCCTTGAACAATCATCCGGGCTCTCCAAAGGTCGGATGGAGGAGCTTGCTGTTCTTCTTGCAAAATCGAAATCAGCGGTATTCGTCTGGTCGATGGGCTTGACCCAGCATCGTTTTGGTACAGATAATGTATCCCAAGTGGCGAACCTTGCTCTTTTACAAGGCTATATCGGTAAGGAGCATTGCGGTGTGATGCCGATCCGCGGTCATTCAGGTGTACAGGGCTCCGGGGAGATGGGTGCAGATCCTTTCGTCCTTCCTGGCGGTGGTTTTGATGAAAAAAATGTTTCTCGGCTTGAGCAGGTTTGGAACTTTGATATTCCGAAATGGCAAGGTGATATTGTAGGCGTCAGTCTTGAAAACGCCTTGCTTCCAGAGGACCATGAACGGAAGCTGAAGCTTTACTATATGTCTGGCGGAAATTTCTTGGAAACGATGCCGGATCCGGACTTTGTAAAAGAGTGCCTTGAAGGCGTTGACATCCGAGTGCATCAGGACATCATCTTCAATACGTCCACGTTTGCCGATGCGAAGGAAGCAGTCATTGTCCTTCCGGCGATGACACGTTATGAGCAGCCTGGCGGAGGTACATCGACCTCGACGGAGCGGATGGTCTATTTTTCCCCTGAAATCAAAGGACCTCGTATCGGAGAGGCTCGTTCCGAATGGGAAATCTATGTTGATCTTGCAAAACGGGTGAAACCGGAGCAGCAGCATCTGATAGATTTTAACAATGCACAGGAAGTCCGCGACGAAATTGCTAAAGCGGCACCGAATTATGACGGTATCCAACACCTTAAGGAAAAGGGAGATGTGTTCCAGTGGGGTGGTGCATGGCTTTGTGAAGATGGTGTTTGCCCAACACCAGACGGGAACGGGAACTTGATCGCGATGGATATCCCGGAATTGCGAAGAGCAGAAGGTTTGTTCTATGTCACGACACGACGCGGCAAGCAATTCAACTCGATGGTCTACTCTGAAAAAGATCCGTTCAATGATGCGGACCGTTATGATGTGCTGATGAATGCTGAAGACGGAGGAAAGTACGGCATTCAAGCAGGTGAAGCAATCGTCGTTTACAATAAGTTCGGTCTATTCCACGGGAAAGCAAAATTCGTTGATGTAAAGCCTGGCAATATCGAGGTTCACTGGCCAGAGGGGAATGTCCTTATCCCGAAAGGTGTTTATGAAAAGCACGCGGGAATCCCTGAATACAACACAGCAGTCATTGTTGAAAAATCTGAAACCTTCCATGCCCAAAAGGACACGAAATACCTTGAAAAAAGGGTAGAGGAATTGGAGCAGGAAGTCGGATGA